From the Luteolibacter sp. Y139 genome, one window contains:
- a CDS encoding family 16 glycoside hydrolase, with product MQKFPSLAALFLIALPLHGQEWKQLFNGRNLDGWTGDPRLWRVEDGVLIGQTDDDKRKLAANSFLIWKGEVADFELEYKARVDANNSGVQYRSKIVDPKQWIVGGYQMDLHPDPNYLGMLYEERGRGIACQSGQKVDLADKPTVTGSLDRPATNLAEWNTYRIVAKGDTATHYINDKPVAEIHDVDAAKRSLKGVLALQVHAGPAMKAEFKDLRIRTFAPAPVAVPPKATADTSANPQTVEPTISWIWQNASPADNQKVFFRREFSLPRDIISASLTVTCDNWQRVWINGKDLGFTAEWGAPANHDVSKYIVQGGRNVIAVEGRNEGGSAGMALRFSATVKGGRKAWIVTDDKWQTSLEAPRGWQEPRFTPKDWTPAVAVGKMGDGPWGMVLQPDSEGGALPVDVTDKYQLLPGFKLERLYQVPNVQGSWVAMTVDGSGKLLCSDQYGKIYRVTPAAKPDQETIVTPTAIPLAGAHGLLWHQGVLWVTVNEGPEPAGVYRVTDSDRDGEPDKAERVLSVKGNGEHGPHALVPSPDGKYIYFVAGNFTDLPEMKDSLVPKVWAEDQLLPRRPDARGHAQDRFAPGGWVARCNTDGSNWTLVASGFRNTYDIAFNEHGDLFGYDSDMEWDLGMPWYRPTRICHILPGAEFGWRNGTGPWPIYYEDSVPPLLEMGPGSPTGVVSGKDAKFPAKYQKAIYAFDWTYATIHAIHATPNGQGYKAESEDFLAGTGLPLTDAVIGKDGAMYFMTGGRRTASALWRVTYTGRESTAPVPYESKEAGIASKDGAWEGLGSPDRIERFNSRVALELVGPQAFAQKLATEKDPWRVIDGSMGLVRTGTSSQRGIALNALLGLDWAKLDLQQKLNWLRAAGLAFARHGEPNADERTKMIAKIDAAFPSDQRELDRELCRMLCYLQAPGIVGRTLTLMDTTGPSPAPDWLAVAARNTQYGGDVKKMIENLPPAQVIHYIYCLRVVKGPWSQEERKRFFAWFGRLTEKSGGASYAGFIQDLRKQALETATPEERDWISKMAPVVTANPLANLPPVQGPGREWTVAEIEKLAATGLTGRSKENGKKMFQASLCAACHRFDGEGGSAGPDLTAVGGRFTVKDLAESVLEPSKVVSDQYAFDTVFKKDGSQVVGKLIEEKDEHWIIATSPFDFSATSEIERSQIKDIKPSPVSPMPAGLINRLNPEELKDLLAYLLAK from the coding sequence ATGCAAAAATTTCCATCACTCGCCGCTCTATTCCTCATCGCGCTGCCGCTTCACGGCCAGGAATGGAAACAACTTTTCAATGGCCGCAATCTCGACGGCTGGACCGGAGATCCGCGTCTCTGGCGCGTCGAGGATGGCGTGCTGATCGGCCAGACCGATGACGACAAGCGCAAGCTCGCCGCGAATTCGTTCCTGATCTGGAAAGGCGAAGTCGCGGACTTCGAACTCGAATACAAGGCCCGCGTCGACGCCAACAACTCCGGCGTCCAGTACCGCAGCAAGATCGTCGATCCCAAGCAGTGGATCGTCGGCGGCTACCAGATGGACCTGCATCCGGATCCGAATTACCTCGGCATGCTCTATGAGGAGAGAGGCCGCGGCATCGCCTGCCAGAGCGGCCAGAAGGTGGATCTCGCCGACAAGCCGACCGTCACCGGATCGCTTGATCGTCCCGCCACCAATCTCGCCGAGTGGAATACCTACCGCATCGTCGCGAAGGGTGACACCGCCACTCACTACATCAATGACAAGCCCGTGGCCGAAATCCATGATGTGGATGCCGCGAAGCGTTCGCTGAAAGGCGTGCTGGCCCTGCAAGTCCACGCCGGCCCTGCGATGAAAGCGGAGTTCAAGGATCTGCGGATCCGTACTTTCGCTCCCGCGCCGGTGGCCGTTCCACCGAAGGCCACCGCCGACACCAGCGCCAACCCTCAAACGGTCGAGCCAACGATCTCCTGGATCTGGCAAAACGCCTCACCGGCCGACAACCAGAAGGTCTTTTTCCGCCGTGAGTTCTCGCTGCCGCGCGACATCATCTCCGCCTCACTCACCGTCACCTGCGACAACTGGCAGCGTGTCTGGATCAATGGCAAGGACCTTGGCTTCACCGCCGAATGGGGTGCGCCCGCCAACCACGATGTCTCCAAGTACATCGTCCAGGGCGGCCGCAACGTCATCGCCGTGGAAGGCCGCAACGAAGGTGGCAGCGCCGGCATGGCCTTGCGCTTCTCCGCAACGGTCAAAGGCGGCCGCAAGGCATGGATCGTGACGGATGACAAGTGGCAGACCTCGCTCGAAGCGCCGCGCGGTTGGCAAGAGCCACGCTTCACGCCGAAGGATTGGACGCCTGCCGTGGCTGTCGGCAAAATGGGCGATGGCCCGTGGGGCATGGTCCTCCAGCCGGATTCCGAAGGCGGCGCCCTTCCTGTCGATGTCACTGACAAGTATCAACTCCTTCCCGGCTTCAAGCTCGAGCGCCTCTATCAGGTGCCGAATGTCCAGGGCTCGTGGGTGGCCATGACCGTGGATGGTTCCGGCAAGCTCCTCTGCTCCGACCAGTACGGAAAAATCTACCGCGTCACTCCGGCCGCCAAGCCGGACCAGGAAACGATCGTCACTCCGACCGCCATCCCGCTTGCCGGCGCTCACGGCCTGCTGTGGCACCAGGGCGTGCTCTGGGTCACCGTGAACGAAGGTCCGGAACCTGCCGGCGTCTATCGCGTCACCGACAGCGATCGCGATGGCGAACCCGACAAGGCCGAACGCGTCCTGAGCGTGAAGGGCAATGGCGAGCACGGCCCGCACGCGCTGGTGCCGTCTCCCGATGGCAAATACATCTATTTCGTCGCCGGCAACTTCACCGACCTGCCGGAGATGAAGGACTCGCTGGTCCCTAAGGTGTGGGCAGAAGACCAACTCCTGCCACGTCGCCCGGACGCCCGCGGCCACGCGCAGGATCGCTTCGCACCCGGCGGCTGGGTCGCCCGCTGCAATACCGATGGCTCGAACTGGACGCTCGTCGCCAGCGGCTTCCGCAATACCTACGACATCGCCTTCAATGAGCACGGCGATCTCTTCGGCTACGACTCCGACATGGAGTGGGACCTCGGCATGCCGTGGTATCGCCCCACCCGCATCTGCCACATCCTTCCCGGCGCGGAGTTCGGCTGGCGCAATGGCACCGGCCCATGGCCGATCTACTATGAAGATAGTGTACCGCCGCTCCTGGAAATGGGTCCCGGCTCGCCCACCGGCGTGGTTTCCGGAAAGGACGCCAAGTTCCCCGCGAAGTACCAGAAGGCCATCTACGCCTTCGACTGGACCTACGCCACCATCCACGCGATCCACGCCACGCCGAATGGCCAAGGCTACAAGGCGGAGAGCGAGGACTTCCTTGCCGGCACCGGCTTGCCACTGACCGATGCGGTCATCGGCAAGGACGGCGCGATGTATTTCATGACCGGCGGTCGCCGCACGGCTTCGGCGCTCTGGCGCGTGACCTACACGGGTCGCGAATCGACCGCTCCCGTTCCTTACGAATCCAAGGAGGCTGGCATCGCCAGCAAGGACGGCGCTTGGGAAGGCCTTGGCTCGCCGGATCGCATCGAGCGCTTCAACTCGCGCGTCGCCCTTGAGCTCGTGGGCCCGCAGGCATTCGCCCAGAAGCTCGCCACCGAGAAAGACCCGTGGAGGGTGATCGACGGCTCCATGGGCCTCGTTCGCACCGGCACCAGTTCGCAGCGGGGCATTGCTCTCAACGCCTTGCTCGGCCTCGACTGGGCGAAGCTCGATCTCCAACAGAAGCTCAACTGGCTGCGCGCCGCCGGCCTCGCCTTCGCCCGCCATGGTGAACCGAACGCCGATGAGCGCACCAAGATGATCGCCAAGATTGACGCCGCTTTCCCCTCGGATCAGCGCGAACTCGATCGCGAACTGTGCCGCATGCTCTGCTACTTGCAGGCTCCCGGCATCGTCGGTCGCACGCTGACACTGATGGATACCACCGGCCCCTCGCCGGCACCCGACTGGCTCGCCGTTGCCGCGCGCAATACCCAGTACGGCGGCGACGTGAAGAAGATGATCGAGAACCTGCCACCCGCGCAGGTCATCCACTACATCTACTGCCTGCGCGTCGTGAAGGGCCCGTGGAGCCAGGAAGAGCGGAAGCGCTTCTTCGCATGGTTCGGCCGCCTCACCGAGAAGAGCGGTGGTGCCAGCTATGCCGGCTTCATCCAGGACCTTCGCAAGCAGGCGCTGGAAACCGCCACGCCTGAGGAGCGCGACTGGATCAGCAAGATGGCCCCCGTGGTCACCGCAAACCCGCTGGCCAATCTGCCGCCGGTCCAAGGCCCCGGCCGTGAATGGACTGTCGCCGAGATCGAGAAGCTCGCCGCGACTGGCCTGACCGGTCGCAGCAAGGAGAACGGCAAGAAGATGTTCCAAGCCTCGCTCTGCGCTGCTTGCCACCGCTTCGATGGTGAAGGCGGCTCCGCCGGTCCCGACCTTACCGCTGTGGGCGGACGCTTCACCGTGAAGGACCTCGCCGAATCCGTCCTCGAACCGAGCAAGGTCGTCTCCGACCAATACGCCTTCGACACCGTCTTCAAGAAGGATGGCTCGCAGGTCGTCGGCAAGCTGATCGAGGAAAAGGACGAGCACTGGATCATCGCCACCAGTCCCTTCGACTTCAGCGCCACCAGCGAAATCGAGCGCAGCCAGATCAAGGACATCAAGCCGTCCCCGGTTTCGCCGATGCCCGCCGGCCTGATCAATCGCCTCAATCCGGAAGAGCTGAAGGATCTGCTCGCCTATCTGCTGGCGAAGTAA
- a CDS encoding AraC family transcriptional regulator, with translation MKLDACHDGSGDSADLVDAPGGGYDWSDRTRQTRASFHERSAAVTECDNPGIRKVLRTIRYEYSRPLTVSSLARECGMSVRSLHRLYRSVTGTTIGQDIIARRIEAAAMMLREDDVKLEPVAMETGLGNAKNLCRLFKEHLGLTPGQWKESFHGRRAGAA, from the coding sequence ATGAAACTCGATGCATGCCACGATGGATCCGGCGATAGCGCGGACCTGGTCGACGCTCCCGGAGGCGGATACGACTGGAGTGATCGTACGCGCCAAACCCGCGCTTCCTTTCACGAGCGCAGTGCCGCGGTGACGGAGTGCGACAATCCCGGCATCCGCAAGGTCCTCCGCACGATCCGCTACGAGTATTCCCGCCCGCTCACCGTTTCATCGCTGGCCCGCGAGTGCGGCATGTCCGTGCGCTCGCTGCACCGGCTCTACCGCTCGGTCACCGGCACCACGATCGGCCAGGACATCATCGCCCGCCGGATCGAAGCCGCCGCGATGATGCTGCGCGAGGACGACGTGAAGCTGGAGCCCGTGGCAATGGAGACCGGCCTCGGCAACGCGAAGAACCTCTGCCGGCTCTTCAAGGAGCACCTCGGCCTCACGCCAGGACAGTGGAAGGAGTCCTTCCACGGCCGCCGCGCCGGCGCCGCATGA
- a CDS encoding response regulator transcription factor, whose protein sequence is MSSAKRTIAIVEDDSLLRESFRETLSASDKWTVTGCYGRAETALEGLQKDAPEACVMDIQLPGLSGIQLLRKIKPLCPNTQFLMVTVFEDADRVFEALAAGASGYVLKRDIDAKLLESLDDVVAGGSPMSSGIARKVVQHFQLPVQLPVAEPSEDYHLTQREKETLDLLAKGYLYKEIAHELGVRMETVSFHLGNIYRKLHVRTRTEAVLKYMKREPEAP, encoded by the coding sequence ATGAGTTCGGCCAAGCGCACCATCGCCATCGTTGAAGACGACTCGCTTTTGCGCGAGTCCTTCCGCGAAACACTGTCCGCTTCGGACAAGTGGACCGTGACCGGCTGCTACGGCCGCGCGGAAACCGCACTGGAAGGCCTGCAGAAGGACGCTCCCGAAGCCTGTGTGATGGACATCCAGTTGCCCGGCCTCTCCGGCATCCAGCTCCTCCGCAAGATCAAGCCGCTGTGCCCGAATACGCAATTCCTCATGGTCACCGTGTTCGAGGACGCCGACCGCGTCTTCGAAGCGCTCGCCGCCGGTGCCTCCGGCTACGTGCTGAAGCGCGATATCGACGCCAAGCTGCTGGAGTCGCTGGATGATGTCGTTGCCGGCGGTTCACCGATGTCGAGCGGCATCGCCCGCAAGGTGGTGCAGCACTTCCAACTGCCCGTCCAGTTGCCGGTCGCGGAACCGAGCGAAGACTACCACCTCACGCAGCGGGAAAAGGAAACGCTCGACCTGCTGGCCAAGGGCTATCTCTACAAGGAGATCGCCCACGAGCTCGGCGTGCGGATGGAAACCGTCAGCTTCCACTTGGGCAATATCTACCGGAAGCTCCACGTGCGAACGCGTACGGAAGCGGTACTGAAGTACATGAAGCGCGAGCCTGAGGCTCCTTGA
- a CDS encoding histidine kinase, whose amino-acid sequence MWVLQVMVAVGMVAAVLGAPTIQPYESDEHTLHLWHLDEAGPPFKDDGVSPSPLLGLLNGARASQPPYPGFGAAISFQPLPEGDREYGPILLAKPELDSGPKDNVDPPFPIMGHDGAFTIEALVKFDVMPADSPGLALDIVSMDDEVTANRVFIFRVEKPGFLCFLPITGSDVRGGGLATLPKDGPHAVNTTDWFHAAVVYDGRESAVNNLKLYWTKLGEGNETANMIGQGTLTADLGRQLADFAIGNTGNRQGSNAPKEFFPGLIDEVRISSIARAPYDFCFVDEEEKNRLDELLRRAPPQGPPLGMMLEQVQVGEQPAVLPPAGQPLVLGPGLHRLDFDFKFLPGVNADPLAVRCRLEGLGDEWHPAARGMTMEWRMLGAGDALLTQRVFATTGSSIGWQIDALSSPMVQRTEPLFIPEGTRKVHVTISSGTDDTTGIWVIDDLALARSSAPQTNLWEDGGFQQGERMNQLGGVPLHWQRHGTEPAIARVMQMRGPSLGLVDAEQKRYAQWTSTRELGVKPAAGGETFLLSWKEAFNVIPGASLRASYLNVPPGEYAFQAIAVGSEPQPATASLAFPIKIERPIWEREWFAPLAVAAGVLATALLFFAAYRRRARHRLSAIKLQHAVERDRARIARDMHDDLGTRVTVLNLAASFVRRAIDGDPERARQQVVRLESAARDLVTAMDGLVWAVNPSNDTLDHLATHLSAVAQEIFRDSPVRLRIDIADNLPPVTLRSDFRHHFALGVKEALHNILKHAGPCEATFMLRLLDHGVLFAEISDNGLGFDPSIPQEGNGLTNLAARFAELGGTCVIESTPGEGTRAIFRCQLPKVPALPKA is encoded by the coding sequence ATGTGGGTGCTTCAAGTCATGGTGGCAGTGGGAATGGTGGCGGCGGTCCTCGGCGCACCAACCATCCAACCCTATGAATCGGACGAGCACACACTGCACCTGTGGCACCTCGACGAGGCCGGTCCTCCCTTCAAGGACGACGGGGTCAGCCCGTCGCCGCTGCTAGGCCTGCTCAATGGCGCCAGGGCCAGCCAACCGCCCTACCCGGGCTTCGGTGCGGCGATTTCCTTCCAGCCCCTGCCGGAAGGAGACCGTGAGTACGGGCCGATCCTGCTGGCCAAGCCGGAGTTGGACAGCGGGCCGAAGGACAATGTCGATCCGCCCTTCCCGATCATGGGACACGACGGGGCCTTCACGATCGAGGCGCTGGTGAAGTTCGATGTGATGCCTGCGGACTCCCCCGGTCTGGCGCTCGACATCGTCAGCATGGACGACGAAGTGACGGCGAACCGGGTCTTCATTTTCCGGGTCGAAAAGCCGGGTTTCCTGTGCTTCCTGCCGATCACGGGGAGCGACGTCCGCGGGGGAGGTTTGGCGACCTTGCCAAAGGATGGCCCGCACGCGGTGAACACCACGGACTGGTTCCACGCCGCCGTCGTGTACGACGGCCGTGAGTCGGCGGTGAATAACCTGAAGCTCTACTGGACCAAGCTGGGCGAAGGGAACGAGACCGCCAACATGATCGGCCAAGGAACCCTGACCGCGGACCTCGGCCGGCAGCTCGCGGACTTCGCCATCGGCAACACTGGCAACCGCCAGGGCAGCAATGCACCCAAGGAATTCTTCCCCGGACTGATCGATGAAGTCCGCATCAGCAGCATCGCCCGCGCTCCCTACGACTTCTGCTTTGTCGACGAGGAGGAAAAAAACCGCTTGGACGAACTCCTGCGCCGCGCGCCGCCGCAAGGACCTCCCTTGGGAATGATGCTGGAGCAGGTGCAGGTTGGCGAGCAGCCGGCGGTCTTGCCGCCAGCAGGCCAGCCGCTGGTGCTCGGCCCTGGACTCCACCGGCTGGATTTCGATTTCAAGTTCTTGCCCGGCGTGAATGCCGATCCGCTGGCGGTGCGCTGCCGTCTCGAGGGGCTTGGCGACGAGTGGCACCCAGCCGCGCGCGGCATGACCATGGAGTGGCGGATGCTGGGCGCCGGAGACGCCCTGCTCACGCAGCGGGTTTTCGCCACCACGGGCTCGAGCATCGGCTGGCAGATCGATGCCCTGAGTTCGCCGATGGTGCAGCGCACCGAGCCGCTCTTCATTCCGGAGGGCACGAGAAAAGTCCACGTCACCATCTCATCCGGCACCGACGATACCACCGGCATCTGGGTGATCGACGACCTCGCGCTGGCGCGGTCGTCCGCACCACAGACCAACCTTTGGGAAGACGGCGGTTTCCAGCAAGGCGAGCGGATGAACCAACTCGGCGGCGTCCCGCTGCATTGGCAGCGGCACGGCACCGAGCCGGCGATCGCACGCGTGATGCAAATGCGCGGCCCCTCGCTGGGCTTGGTGGATGCCGAGCAGAAACGCTACGCGCAGTGGACTTCCACCCGCGAGCTCGGGGTGAAGCCGGCCGCCGGAGGCGAGACCTTCCTGCTGAGCTGGAAGGAAGCCTTCAACGTGATTCCCGGAGCTTCGCTGCGGGCGAGCTACCTGAATGTGCCGCCCGGCGAGTATGCCTTCCAAGCGATCGCCGTGGGATCCGAGCCGCAACCGGCCACGGCAAGCCTCGCTTTCCCGATCAAGATCGAGCGCCCCATCTGGGAGCGCGAATGGTTCGCCCCGCTCGCGGTCGCCGCCGGCGTGCTGGCCACCGCTTTGCTTTTCTTCGCCGCCTATCGCCGCCGGGCCCGTCACCGGCTCTCCGCCATCAAGCTCCAGCACGCGGTGGAACGCGACCGCGCCCGCATCGCCCGCGACATGCACGATGACCTCGGTACCCGCGTCACCGTGCTGAATCTCGCCGCTTCCTTCGTGCGGCGTGCCATCGATGGCGATCCGGAAAGGGCACGCCAGCAGGTCGTGCGGCTCGAATCCGCGGCCCGCGACCTCGTCACCGCGATGGACGGCCTCGTATGGGCGGTAAATCCGTCGAATGACACACTCGATCACCTCGCCACCCACCTCTCCGCAGTCGCCCAGGAAATCTTCCGCGATAGTCCGGTTCGGCTGCGGATCGACATCGCGGACAATCTTCCGCCGGTGACCTTGCGCTCGGATTTCCGCCATCACTTCGCGCTCGGGGTGAAGGAAGCGCTGCACAATATCCTCAAGCACGCAGGGCCATGCGAGGCCACCTTCATGCTGCGCCTGCTCGATCACGGCGTGCTATTCGCGGAGATCTCGGACAATGGCCTGGGCTTCGATCCCTCGATTCCACAGGAGGGCAATGGCCTGACGAATCTCGCTGCCCGTTTCGCCGAGCTCGGTGGCACTTGTGTCATCGAATCGACGCCTGGAGAGGGCACCCGCGCGATCTTCCGTTGCCAGCTCCCCAAAGTTCCGGCATTGCCGAAGGCATGA